From Streptomyces yatensis, one genomic window encodes:
- a CDS encoding ABC transporter substrate-binding protein: MTPKKNSRRARTYAVALTAGALALAGCSSGGGGSDPKGSNEPKMESQDVTLGTAADSTGPAKDLPGAKKGGTVTVLQRDAFEHLDPGQIYVSDELIAQTLYNRTLTNYQFDDKTGKAKLVGDLATDTGKSSDGGRTWTYTLKDGLKYEDGSPITSKDVRQAVERLYAPYQTNGPTYLQQWLSGEGQKYRKALPDGPYKGKHLPSSVLDTPDDKTIVFHFDQPRAEVPFAVAMPNITAVPPGKDTKEKYDKAPLASGPYKVQNFKSGKGVEFVKNDQWDPKTDSIRHQYVDKFDVSFGHQWVDSTRRLQASKGADRNGMTLTNAVDPSQISTVLKDKEAMARSLTETQPYVDVVSINTDRVKDKKVREAIAWAFPSGQYLQQFGGPKGGEVGGGLVGPTLKGYDPSFDPFQKKKYPGGNAKKAKELLKEAGKENYELVYAYGNGDTHQDASVVVQQALERAGFKVQKKEIDQSTYYTQIGKVKNKFDLYRSSWGADWPSASTVVPPVYGGENVYDDSSNYSHLNVPAINKEIGKVAKVSDLGRATSEWIKLSEKILTDEVPAVPTFYNRLFTLWGSGIGGVKFNSVYGAVDPTAIFIK; encoded by the coding sequence ATGACGCCGAAGAAGAACAGTCGCAGAGCCCGTACCTACGCCGTCGCCCTGACCGCGGGCGCCCTGGCGCTCGCCGGGTGCAGCAGCGGAGGCGGCGGCTCTGACCCCAAGGGGTCGAACGAGCCCAAGATGGAGTCCCAGGACGTCACCCTCGGCACCGCCGCCGACTCCACCGGACCGGCCAAGGACCTGCCGGGCGCCAAGAAGGGCGGCACCGTCACGGTGCTGCAGCGGGACGCCTTCGAGCATCTGGACCCGGGGCAGATCTACGTCAGCGACGAGCTGATCGCGCAGACCCTCTACAACCGGACGCTGACGAACTACCAGTTCGACGACAAGACGGGCAAGGCCAAGCTGGTCGGCGACCTCGCCACCGACACCGGCAAGTCCTCCGACGGCGGCCGCACCTGGACGTACACCCTCAAGGACGGGCTGAAGTACGAGGACGGCTCGCCCATCACCTCCAAGGACGTCCGGCAGGCCGTCGAGCGGCTCTACGCGCCGTACCAGACGAACGGGCCGACCTATCTGCAGCAGTGGCTCTCCGGTGAGGGCCAGAAGTACCGCAAGGCGCTTCCGGACGGCCCCTACAAGGGCAAGCATCTGCCCTCGTCGGTGCTGGACACCCCGGACGACAAGACCATCGTCTTCCACTTCGACCAGCCGCGCGCCGAGGTGCCGTTCGCGGTGGCCATGCCCAATATCACCGCGGTGCCGCCGGGCAAGGACACCAAGGAGAAGTACGACAAGGCGCCGCTGGCCTCGGGCCCGTACAAGGTCCAAAACTTCAAGTCGGGCAAGGGCGTCGAGTTCGTCAAGAACGACCAGTGGGACCCCAAGACCGACTCGATACGCCATCAGTACGTCGACAAGTTCGACGTCTCCTTCGGCCACCAGTGGGTGGACTCCACCCGCCGGCTCCAGGCCAGCAAGGGCGCCGACCGGAACGGGATGACGCTCACCAACGCGGTCGACCCCTCGCAGATCTCCACGGTCCTCAAGGACAAGGAGGCGATGGCCCGGTCGCTGACCGAGACGCAGCCCTATGTGGACGTCGTCTCGATCAACACCGATCGGGTCAAGGACAAGAAGGTGCGCGAGGCGATCGCCTGGGCCTTCCCCAGCGGGCAGTACCTCCAGCAGTTCGGCGGCCCCAAGGGCGGTGAGGTCGGCGGCGGGCTGGTCGGCCCGACACTCAAGGGCTACGACCCCTCGTTCGACCCGTTCCAGAAGAAGAAGTACCCCGGCGGCAACGCCAAGAAGGCCAAGGAGCTGCTGAAGGAGGCGGGCAAGGAGAACTACGAGCTCGTCTACGCCTACGGCAACGGCGACACCCACCAGGACGCCTCGGTGGTCGTCCAGCAGGCCCTGGAGCGGGCCGGGTTCAAGGTGCAGAAGAAGGAGATCGACCAGTCGACCTATTACACGCAGATCGGAAAGGTCAAGAACAAGTTCGACCTGTACCGGTCCTCGTGGGGTGCCGACTGGCCGTCCGCCTCGACCGTGGTCCCGCCGGTGTACGGCGGCGAGAACGTCTACGACGACTCCTCTAACTACTCGCACCTCAACGTCCCGGCGATCAACAAGGAGATCGGCAAGGTCGCCAAGGTCAGCGACCTCGGCCGGGCCACCTCGGAGTGGATCAAGCTCAGCGAGAAGATCCTCACCGATGAGGTCCCCGCGGTCCCGACCTTCTACAACCGGCTGTTCACCCTCTGGGGCTCGGGCATCGGCGGAGTGAAGTTCAACTCGGTCTACGGGGCCGTGGACCCGACGGCCATCTTCATCAAGTAG
- a CDS encoding GNAT family N-acetyltransferase: MPEPYDVRRAQDFRISFARRQAGEVREVPGGFLVLHGGYARSHEHNQLHIVGPADPEGLPALADEVMAFLPHRRITVHDEALGLLCVPALEGAGYGHMTEVLMVHTGPVPEATAADVVERELGPDPHGPLRRAVTAQQRRWMPDADERTVHDLVERRTARRAGAEEVLFLAAHDDSGEVASWADLYLEPATGIAQIEEVATAEPYLRRGYADAVLTAALRRAAAAGCGLRFLVADQDDWPLRWYGRRGFTAIGRAHAFSRF; the protein is encoded by the coding sequence ATGCCAGAACCCTATGATGTGCGGCGCGCCCAGGACTTCCGGATCTCCTTTGCCCGTCGTCAGGCCGGTGAGGTGCGGGAGGTGCCGGGGGGATTCCTGGTGCTGCACGGGGGTTACGCGCGCTCCCATGAGCACAATCAGCTGCATATCGTCGGGCCCGCCGACCCCGAGGGGCTGCCCGCGCTCGCCGACGAGGTCATGGCCTTCCTTCCGCACCGCCGGATCACGGTCCATGACGAGGCGCTGGGACTTCTCTGTGTGCCCGCGCTCGAAGGGGCCGGGTACGGCCATATGACCGAGGTGCTGATGGTCCACACCGGGCCGGTGCCGGAGGCCACGGCGGCGGATGTGGTGGAGCGGGAGCTGGGGCCGGATCCGCACGGGCCGCTGCGGCGGGCGGTGACGGCGCAGCAGCGGCGGTGGATGCCGGACGCGGACGAGCGGACCGTGCACGACCTCGTGGAGCGGCGTACCGCGCGGCGGGCCGGGGCCGAGGAGGTGCTCTTCCTCGCCGCCCACGACGACAGCGGCGAGGTCGCCTCCTGGGCCGATCTGTATCTGGAGCCCGCCACCGGGATCGCCCAGATCGAGGAGGTGGCGACCGCCGAGCCGTATCTGCGCCGCGGCTACGCCGACGCCGTCCTGACCGCGGCGCTGCGCCGCGCGGCCGCCGCGGGGTGCGGGCTGCGGTTCCTCGTCGCCGACCAGGACGACTGGCCGCTGCGCTGGTACGGCCGCCGCGGGTTCACCGCCATCGGCCGTGCGCATGCCTTTTCGCGCTTCTGA
- a CDS encoding ABC transporter ATP-binding protein, with the protein MTTLTKPDDGATPPPAGPGDGAFLSVRDLYVRFSTEDGVVKAVDGLSFDLERGRTLGIVGESGSGKSVTNLTVLGLHDPRTTTVSGEILLNGQELTGAPERTLERLRGNTMAMIFQDPLTALSPYYTVGRQIAEPYRKHTGASKSEARARAIEMLEKVGIPNPRLRVDDYPHQFSGGMRQRAMIAMSLVCDPDLLIADEPTTALDVTVQAQILDLLKDLQQEFGSAIILITHDLGVVANTADDLLVMYAGRAVERGTVREVLRAPQHPYTWGLLGSMPRLTSAVDEPLNPIPGSPPSLLSPPPGCPFHPRCHYTDQVEGDRCATERPVLPDGRGAACHLSAERKQTLFTEQIKPRLG; encoded by the coding sequence ATGACCACACTCACCAAGCCCGACGACGGCGCGACGCCCCCACCGGCCGGCCCCGGCGACGGCGCCTTCCTGTCCGTACGCGATCTGTACGTCCGGTTCTCGACCGAGGACGGCGTCGTCAAGGCCGTCGACGGCCTCTCCTTCGACCTCGAACGCGGCCGGACGCTCGGCATCGTCGGCGAGTCCGGCTCCGGCAAGTCCGTCACCAACCTCACCGTCCTGGGCCTGCACGACCCGCGCACCACCACCGTCAGCGGCGAGATCCTGCTCAACGGGCAGGAGCTGACCGGGGCGCCCGAGCGCACCCTGGAGCGGCTGCGCGGCAACACCATGGCGATGATCTTCCAGGATCCGCTGACCGCCCTGTCGCCGTACTACACGGTGGGCCGCCAGATCGCCGAGCCGTACCGCAAGCACACCGGCGCCTCCAAGAGCGAGGCCCGTGCCCGGGCGATCGAGATGCTGGAGAAGGTCGGCATCCCCAACCCCCGGCTGCGGGTGGACGACTATCCGCACCAGTTCTCCGGCGGGATGCGGCAGCGCGCGATGATCGCGATGTCGCTGGTCTGCGACCCCGATCTGCTGATCGCCGACGAGCCGACCACCGCCCTCGACGTCACCGTCCAGGCCCAGATCCTGGATCTGCTGAAGGACCTCCAGCAGGAGTTCGGCTCCGCGATCATCCTCATCACCCATGACCTGGGCGTAGTCGCCAACACCGCCGACGATCTGCTGGTGATGTACGCGGGCCGGGCCGTGGAGCGCGGTACGGTCCGCGAGGTGCTGCGCGCGCCCCAGCACCCGTACACCTGGGGGCTGCTGGGCTCCATGCCGCGGCTGACCTCCGCCGTGGACGAGCCGCTGAACCCCATCCCCGGCTCCCCGCCGAGCCTGCTCAGCCCCCCGCCGGGCTGTCCCTTCCATCCGCGGTGCCACTACACCGACCAGGTGGAGGGCGACCGCTGCGCCACCGAGCGGCCCGTGCTGCCGGACGGCCGCGGCGCCGCCTGCCACCTGAGCGCCGAGCGGAAACAGACCCTCTTCACCGAGCAGATCAAGCCCCGGCTGGGCTAG
- the mshB gene encoding N-acetyl-1-D-myo-inositol-2-amino-2-deoxy-alpha-D-glucopyranoside deacetylase: protein MTALPARRLLLVHAHPDDESINNGATMAKYAAEGAHVTLVTCTLGEEGEVIPAALAHLAADRDDALGPHRIGELAAAMDALGVVDHRFLGGPGRYRDSGMMGAPQNDRPDCFWQADLDEAAGHLVAVVREIRPQVLVAYDTHGGYGHPDHIQAHRVAMRAVELAADADFRPELGEPHDIAKVYWNCVPRSAVEEGFARLRAAGRDSLFPGVATVDDIPGVVADSDVTAFIDGTAHAGAKAAAMRAHATQIAVDGPFFALSNDLGQPMFVHEHYRLVKGEAGADREDDLFAGVAA, encoded by the coding sequence ATGACCGCTCTTCCCGCCCGTCGTCTGCTGCTGGTGCACGCACATCCGGACGACGAGTCGATCAATAACGGCGCGACCATGGCGAAGTATGCCGCCGAGGGCGCACACGTCACCCTGGTGACCTGCACCCTCGGTGAGGAGGGCGAGGTCATCCCGGCTGCCCTCGCGCATCTCGCCGCCGACCGCGACGACGCGCTCGGTCCGCACCGGATCGGCGAACTCGCCGCGGCCATGGACGCCTTGGGGGTCGTGGACCACCGCTTCCTGGGTGGTCCTGGCCGCTATCGCGACTCCGGGATGATGGGCGCCCCGCAGAACGACCGGCCGGACTGCTTCTGGCAGGCCGACCTGGACGAGGCCGCGGGGCACCTGGTGGCCGTGGTCCGCGAGATCCGGCCACAGGTTCTCGTGGCGTACGACACCCATGGGGGGTACGGCCACCCCGATCACATCCAGGCGCACCGCGTGGCGATGCGCGCCGTGGAGCTGGCCGCCGACGCGGACTTCCGCCCGGAGCTCGGCGAGCCGCACGACATCGCGAAGGTGTACTGGAACTGCGTACCGCGCTCGGCCGTCGAGGAGGGCTTCGCCCGGCTGCGGGCCGCGGGCCGCGACTCCCTCTTCCCCGGCGTCGCCACGGTCGACGACATCCCCGGAGTGGTGGCGGACTCGGACGTCACCGCGTTCATCGACGGCACCGCCCACGCCGGGGCGAAGGCGGCGGCGATGCGCGCCCACGCCACCCAGATCGCGGTGGACGGCCCCTTCTTCGCGCTCTCCAACGACCTGGGCCAGCCCATGTTCGTCCATGAGCACTATCGGCTCGTCAAGGGCGAGGCCGGGGCGGACCGCGAGGACGACCTGTTCGCGGGGGTGGCGGCATGA
- a CDS encoding ABC transporter permease, protein MTSPSQSGVVEKTAPGAEGEAPAGLAPRQLMWRRFKRDRTGVISAGVVIFFFAVAVLAPVISWLYGKDPYTTYGLDRPELLDPLTSYPMKPNGGIDGEFWFGIEPKLGRDVLTQLVYGIRTSLLIGLAATVLSTVTGIVIGVVAGYLGGRTDYFLGRLIDLLLSFPQQLFFVAFMPVVTALFVSPQKETPTYFRVTALVMVLWLLGWMQLARLLRGQVLSLREREFVEAARVTGASPWRIVRKELLPNLVTPILVQSTLMLPNFVTTEAALSFLGVGVVEPTPDWGRMFAKGANFYEGDITYMFFPGIAMVVFVVAFNLLGDSVRDAMDPKTTR, encoded by the coding sequence ATGACGAGTCCATCCCAGTCCGGCGTGGTCGAGAAGACCGCACCGGGCGCGGAGGGCGAGGCGCCGGCCGGTCTGGCGCCCCGCCAGCTGATGTGGCGGCGCTTCAAACGTGACCGTACGGGTGTCATCTCCGCGGGTGTGGTGATCTTCTTCTTCGCCGTCGCCGTGCTGGCCCCGGTGATCTCCTGGCTGTACGGCAAGGATCCGTACACCACCTATGGCCTGGACCGGCCCGAGCTGCTGGACCCCCTCACCAGCTATCCGATGAAGCCCAACGGGGGCATCGACGGCGAGTTCTGGTTCGGCATCGAGCCCAAGCTGGGCCGCGATGTGCTGACCCAGCTGGTCTACGGCATCCGCACCTCGCTGCTGATCGGGCTGGCCGCGACCGTGCTGTCCACGGTCACCGGCATCGTGATCGGCGTGGTGGCGGGCTATCTGGGCGGCCGCACCGACTACTTCCTCGGCCGGCTCATCGATCTGCTGCTGTCCTTTCCGCAGCAGCTGTTCTTCGTCGCCTTCATGCCGGTGGTCACCGCGCTGTTCGTCAGCCCGCAGAAGGAGACGCCCACCTATTTCCGGGTGACGGCCCTGGTGATGGTGTTGTGGCTGCTGGGCTGGATGCAGCTGGCCCGGCTGCTGCGCGGCCAGGTGCTGTCCCTGCGGGAGCGGGAGTTCGTCGAGGCGGCCCGGGTGACCGGCGCCTCGCCGTGGCGGATCGTCCGCAAGGAGCTGCTGCCCAACCTCGTGACGCCGATCCTGGTGCAGTCCACGCTGATGCTGCCGAACTTCGTGACGACGGAGGCGGCACTGTCCTTCCTCGGCGTCGGCGTGGTGGAACCGACCCCCGACTGGGGCCGGATGTTCGCCAAGGGCGCGAACTTCTACGAGGGCGACATCACCTACATGTTCTTCCCCGGCATCGCCATGGTGGTCTTCGTGGTCGCCTTCAACCTGCTCGGGGACTCGGTCCGGGACGCGATGGACCCGAAGACCACGCGGTGA
- a CDS encoding ABC transporter permease has protein sequence MLRFLARRSLGAIVILILISAITFFLFFALPAEPARLACGKNCDPVSLAMINKNLGLDQPVPVQYAKFMVGIVAGRDFAVGHCSAPCFGYSFVSQEPVWGTIADRFPTTLSLALGGAAVFLVCGIGIGMIAAWRRGTWIDKFFSSLSLLGASMQIYFVGVLALAWFVSGLGIMDQPAYYPFTDNPAKWFSGMLLPWVVLSLIFLANYSRMTRSQMVEQLQEDHVRTARAKGLSSRTVFFRYAWRGAIAPIVTIFGIDLGSLFGGAMVTEYTFTLHGIGRLAVESVQLTDLPMLMGVMLVSSAAIVVFNILVDAAYAFIDPRVRLA, from the coding sequence ATGTTGAGATTCCTCGCCCGCCGGTCCCTCGGCGCGATCGTGATCCTGATCCTGATCAGCGCGATCACGTTCTTCCTCTTCTTCGCCCTGCCCGCCGAACCGGCCCGGCTCGCCTGCGGCAAGAACTGCGACCCCGTCTCGCTCGCCATGATCAACAAGAACCTCGGCCTGGACCAGCCGGTGCCGGTCCAGTACGCGAAGTTCATGGTGGGGATCGTCGCCGGGCGGGACTTCGCCGTGGGGCACTGCAGCGCCCCCTGCTTCGGCTACTCCTTCGTCAGCCAGGAGCCCGTCTGGGGCACCATCGCCGACCGCTTCCCCACCACCCTCTCGCTCGCCCTCGGCGGTGCCGCCGTGTTCCTGGTCTGCGGGATCGGCATCGGCATGATCGCGGCCTGGCGGCGCGGCACCTGGATCGACAAGTTCTTCAGCTCGCTGTCGCTGCTCGGCGCCTCGATGCAGATCTACTTCGTCGGGGTGCTCGCCCTGGCCTGGTTCGTCAGCGGTCTGGGGATCATGGACCAGCCGGCCTACTACCCCTTCACCGACAATCCGGCGAAGTGGTTCAGCGGGATGCTGCTGCCCTGGGTGGTGCTGTCACTGATCTTCCTGGCCAACTACAGCCGGATGACCCGCTCCCAGATGGTCGAGCAGCTGCAGGAGGACCATGTCCGCACGGCGAGAGCCAAGGGGCTCTCCAGCCGTACGGTCTTCTTCCGCTACGCCTGGCGCGGCGCCATCGCCCCCATCGTCACCATCTTCGGCATCGACCTCGGATCGCTCTTCGGCGGGGCCATGGTCACCGAGTACACCTTCACCCTGCACGGCATCGGGCGGCTGGCGGTGGAATCCGTCCAGCTCACCGATCTGCCCATGCTGATGGGTGTGATGCTGGTCAGCTCCGCGGCCATCGTGGTGTTCAACATCCTGGTCGACGCCGCCTACGCCTTCATCGACCCGCGCGTGCGCCTCGCCTGA
- a CDS encoding ABC transporter ATP-binding protein encodes MSIESGTPEPLLVTEKLTKHFPIMGGFPFKRKVGAVQAVDGIDLTVHAGESFGLVGESGCGKSTTGRLLTRLLEPTAGKITYRGRDITHAGRKELAPIRSEIQMIFQDPYSSLNPRQTVGTIISGPMEINGINPPGGREARVRELLEIVGLNPEHYNRFPHEFSGGQRQRIGVARALALEPKLIVADEPVSALDVSIQAQVVNLLQKLQRELGIAFLFIAHDLAVVRHFSQRVAVMYLGKVVEVGDRDSIYRRPRHPYTHALLSAVPDAAAVMAENVKDTADAPDAPDAPATEETARRERIRLAGDVPSPINPPSGCRFRTRCWKARDKCAREEPPLLRLEGNREGHLSACHFPEDPTLEAREEDVVLDPALIAAESGTGAPPRKEP; translated from the coding sequence ATGAGCATCGAGTCGGGCACACCCGAACCCCTCCTGGTCACCGAGAAGCTGACCAAACACTTCCCGATCATGGGCGGCTTTCCGTTCAAGCGGAAGGTCGGGGCCGTGCAGGCGGTGGACGGGATCGATCTGACCGTGCACGCCGGGGAGAGCTTCGGGCTGGTCGGCGAGTCCGGCTGCGGCAAGTCCACCACGGGCCGGCTGCTGACCCGGCTGCTGGAGCCCACCGCCGGGAAGATCACCTACCGGGGCCGGGACATCACCCACGCGGGCCGCAAGGAGCTGGCCCCGATCCGCTCCGAGATTCAGATGATCTTCCAGGATCCGTACTCCTCGCTGAACCCCCGGCAGACCGTCGGCACCATCATCTCCGGCCCCATGGAGATCAACGGCATCAATCCGCCGGGCGGCCGCGAGGCCCGGGTGCGCGAACTGCTGGAGATCGTGGGCCTCAACCCCGAGCACTACAACCGCTTCCCGCACGAGTTCTCCGGCGGCCAGCGCCAGCGCATCGGCGTGGCCCGCGCGCTCGCCCTGGAACCCAAGCTGATCGTCGCCGACGAGCCGGTCTCGGCGCTGGACGTCTCCATCCAGGCGCAGGTCGTCAATCTGCTCCAGAAGCTCCAGCGGGAGCTGGGCATCGCCTTCCTGTTCATCGCCCATGACCTCGCCGTCGTACGCCACTTCTCGCAGCGGGTCGCCGTGATGTACCTGGGCAAGGTGGTCGAGGTGGGCGACCGCGACTCGATCTACCGCCGCCCCCGCCACCCGTACACCCACGCCCTGCTGTCCGCGGTGCCGGACGCGGCGGCGGTGATGGCCGAGAACGTCAAGGACACAGCGGACGCCCCGGACGCCCCGGACGCCCCGGCCACCGAGGAGACCGCCCGCCGCGAACGCATCCGGCTCGCCGGGGACGTCCCCTCCCCCATCAACCCGCCCTCCGGCTGCCGCTTCCGCACCCGCTGCTGGAAGGCCCGGGACAAGTGCGCGCGGGAGGAGCCGCCGCTTCTGCGCCTGGAGGGCAACCGCGAGGGCCATCTGTCCGCCTGTCACTTCCCCGAGGACCCGACCCTCGAGGCCCGCGAGGAGGACGTCGTCCTCGACCCGGCGCTGATCGCGGCGGAGTCGGGGACGGGAGCGCCACCGCGCAAGGAGCCGTGA
- a CDS encoding alpha/beta fold hydrolase, whose translation MTGQLSFPRQHARTQRFTLGAPRALTVAPDDSRVVFLRSRSGTDRTGLLWVHDLAGQREYPAADPAELLGGAGEELSPEERARRERSREGSAGVVGYAVDAAVERAAFALSGRLFTTDLPAGTTRELRVPGPVVDPRPSPDGRHIAYAAGGALRVTGADGEGDRALAEPEEDTVTYGLAEFIAAEEMHRARGFWWSPRSDALLAARADDAPVQRWWTADPAHPGRKPAEAAYPAAGTANAEVRLVLLGLDGSRTEIVWDRERYPYLARVHWSAYGPPLLLVQARDQRSQLYLAVDTDTGRTSTVHVDEDAVWLDLFPGVPAWTEDGRLVRIADEGGARVLMVGDRKLTSGALHVRAVLDIGTDDVLFSASPGAGAPLPERPGEIDVYRAWFRGSGDQGGWEPVGKRPVPAVHSAVRGGEVLALAYTELERPGVSVELLRPADHGAAERIAQIPSYAERPVITARPELLFAGKRDIPCAVLLPSGHREGDGPLPVLMDPYGGPHGQRVVASHNAHLTSQWFADQGFAVIVADGRGTPGRSPAWEKAVRDELAAVTLEDQVEAVTALAERYPLDLGRVAIRGWSYGGYLAALAVLRRPDVFHAGVVGAPVTDWRLYDTHYTERYLGLPDEQPEVYAANALMTDEGLSGAAETVRPMMIIHGLADDNVVAAHTLRLSSALLAEGRPHEVLPLSGVTHMTPQEQVAENLLLLQVDFLKRSLGMR comes from the coding sequence ATGACCGGACAGCTCTCGTTCCCACGGCAGCACGCGCGGACCCAGCGCTTCACCCTCGGGGCACCGCGGGCCCTGACCGTGGCCCCCGACGACTCACGCGTCGTCTTCCTGCGTTCCCGCTCGGGCACCGACCGGACCGGCCTCCTGTGGGTGCACGACCTCGCCGGGCAGCGCGAGTACCCCGCCGCCGACCCGGCCGAGCTGCTCGGCGGCGCCGGCGAGGAGCTGTCCCCCGAGGAGCGGGCGCGGCGCGAGCGCAGCCGCGAGGGGTCGGCCGGGGTGGTCGGCTACGCGGTGGACGCCGCCGTCGAGCGGGCCGCGTTCGCCCTCTCCGGACGGCTCTTCACCACCGATCTGCCCGCGGGCACCACCCGTGAGCTGCGCGTCCCCGGCCCGGTCGTGGACCCGCGCCCCTCGCCCGACGGCCGCCACATCGCCTATGCGGCGGGCGGCGCGCTGCGGGTCACGGGCGCCGACGGCGAGGGCGACCGGGCGCTCGCGGAGCCGGAGGAGGACACCGTCACCTACGGCCTGGCGGAGTTCATCGCGGCCGAGGAGATGCACCGCGCACGCGGCTTCTGGTGGTCGCCGCGGAGCGACGCCCTGCTGGCCGCCCGGGCCGACGACGCCCCCGTACAGCGCTGGTGGACCGCCGACCCGGCCCACCCTGGCCGGAAGCCCGCGGAGGCCGCCTATCCGGCCGCGGGCACCGCCAACGCCGAGGTGCGGCTGGTTCTGCTCGGTCTGGACGGCTCCCGTACGGAGATCGTGTGGGACCGGGAGCGCTATCCGTACCTCGCGCGGGTGCACTGGTCGGCCTACGGTCCGCCCCTGCTTCTGGTCCAGGCCAGGGACCAGCGCAGCCAGCTCTATCTGGCCGTGGACACCGACACCGGACGGACCAGCACGGTCCATGTGGACGAGGACGCGGTTTGGCTGGATCTTTTCCCCGGGGTGCCGGCCTGGACGGAGGACGGACGACTGGTCCGCATCGCGGACGAGGGCGGCGCCCGGGTGCTGATGGTCGGTGACCGCAAGTTGACGTCCGGCGCCCTCCACGTGCGCGCGGTCCTCGACATCGGCACGGACGACGTGCTGTTCTCCGCCTCCCCCGGGGCCGGTGCCCCGCTGCCCGAGCGGCCTGGCGAGATCGACGTCTACCGCGCCTGGTTCCGCGGCAGCGGCGACCAGGGCGGCTGGGAGCCGGTCGGCAAGCGGCCCGTCCCGGCGGTCCACTCCGCCGTGCGCGGCGGTGAGGTGCTCGCGCTGGCGTACACCGAGCTGGAGCGGCCCGGGGTGAGCGTGGAGCTCCTCCGGCCCGCCGACCACGGCGCGGCCGAGCGCATCGCCCAGATCCCCTCGTACGCGGAGCGGCCCGTCATCACCGCCCGCCCCGAGCTCCTCTTCGCGGGCAAGCGGGACATCCCCTGTGCCGTGCTGCTGCCCAGCGGCCACCGGGAGGGCGACGGACCGCTGCCGGTCCTGATGGATCCTTACGGGGGACCGCACGGCCAGCGGGTGGTCGCCTCGCACAACGCCCACCTCACCTCGCAGTGGTTCGCCGACCAGGGCTTCGCGGTGATCGTCGCCGACGGCCGCGGCACCCCCGGCCGCTCCCCCGCCTGGGAGAAGGCGGTGCGCGACGAGCTGGCCGCGGTCACCCTGGAGGACCAGGTCGAGGCGGTGACGGCGCTCGCCGAGCGCTATCCGCTGGACCTCGGCCGGGTGGCCATCCGCGGCTGGTCCTACGGCGGCTATCTGGCCGCGCTGGCGGTGCTGCGGCGCCCCGATGTCTTCCACGCGGGCGTGGTGGGCGCCCCGGTGACGGACTGGCGGCTGTACGACACCCACTACACCGAGCGGTATCTGGGCCTGCCGGACGAACAGCCCGAGGTCTACGCCGCCAACGCGCTGATGACCGACGAGGGGCTGTCCGGCGCCGCGGAGACCGTCCGGCCGATGATGATCATCCACGGTCTGGCGGACGACAACGTGGTGGCCGCGCACACCCTGCGGCTCTCCTCGGCGCTGCTGGCCGAGGGCCGTCCGCACGAGGTGCTGCCGCTGTCCGGGGTGACCCATATGACCCCGCAGGAGCAGGTCGCGGAGAATCTGCTCCTGCTGCAGGTGGACTTCCTCAAGCGGTCCCTCGGGATGCGGTAG